ACGATGCCCTCGACCGCGATCGCCGCCCGCACGGCGAACAGTATTGACGTGACCGGACGGCGCGTCCATAGGACGGCGCATGCGGATCCTGCTCGTGGCGATGCCCGACACGGCCTCCTCCCTCGACCGCGTGATGAAGTTCCCGAACCTCGGGCTCTGCTCGATCGCGGCACAGGTGCCCGGGCACGAGGTCCGCATCCTCGACCTCGTCCTGCGCCCGAAAGGCGTGCGCCGCCGCGTGCTCGAGGAGGTCGCGGCCTTCGCCCCCGAGCTCGTGGGCTACTCGGCGATGTCGTTCCAGTACGCGACGGCGCGTGCGCTGGCCGCGGCCGTGCGCACGGTCGCGCCGGGCGTGCTGCACGTCCTCGGCGGCTACCACGCGACCGTGCTCCCCGACGAGGTGGGCGCGCGCGACGGGCACCTCTTCGACTTCATCGTCCGCGGCGAGGGCGAGCTGGCGTTCCGCCAGCTGGTCGACGGGCTCGCGGGGCGGACGCTCGACCTCGCGTCGATTCCCGGGCTCTCGTGGCGGAGCGGGTCGGGCTACCACCACAATCCCGACGGCGCCCTGCTCGAGCTCGACTCGGTGCCGCTGCCTCGCCGCGAGGCGCGCGCCTGGGACGGTGCCTTCTACTTCGACCGCTCCTTCGACGTCGCCGAGACGAGCCGCGGCTGCCCGCTGCCGTGCACGTTCTGCTCGATCCGGCGGATGTACGGGCGGACGTTCCGCCGCTTCCCGATCCGGCGGGTGATCGAGGACCTGCGCGCGCTCGACCGGCGGGGCGTCGGCGGCGTCTTCTTCGTCGACGACAACATCACGATCGACGTGCCGCGTTTCAAAGAGCTGTGCGAGGAAATTCATGCAGCGGGGCTGTCACACCTCCGCTACATCGTGCAGGCCTCGGTGCACGGCATCGCCAAGGACCCGACCCTCGCGCCCGCGATGGCGCGCGCCGGCTTCGACACCGTCTTCATGGGCATCGAGAACGCGGAGGCGGCCAACGTCGCGGCGCTCGACATCGCCGCCAAGCGCGGACGCACGGAGGACGAGACGCCACGCGCCGTCCGCCTGCTGCAGGAGAACGGCATCAAGGCGGTCGGCGGCTTCATCGTCGGCAACCCGGACGACGACCGGGCCGCAATCGCCCGCACCTTCCGCTACGCGCGGCGCCTCGGGCTCGACTTCCCGATCGTGCAATGTCTGACGCCGTATCCGCGGACGGAGATGCGCGCCGCACTGGTGGCCGAGGGGCTGGTCACGAACCCCGACGACCTCTCGCGCTACAACGGCTACGTGGCCAACGTCCGCACCCGTCACCTGTCGAGCGCGGCGATCGCCCGCGCGATGCTGTGGGAGGGCCTGAAGCTCTACTTCGACCCACGGGCCGCCCGGCGCAGCCGCTTCTTTTACGACTTCCCGCGCTTCCGGGCGGCGATGCTGCGCAATAACCTCGCGCTCCTCACCGCGGCGCGTAATCGGATGTTCCTGTCGACGCACACGCTCTGACCCCGGGTTTTTCTTTGTGAGCTGCGCGCGGCCGTGATAGACGGGCCGGCGTGTCCGAGCGGCTGGCGGAGGTGGCGGCATTTCGGCGAAGCTTGCGACCAAGGGCGGTTTCGCCACTCGAGCGTCTGCTCCTCCGGGTCGGCGCCCGGTTCGACCGGCTCATGCTGCGCATCTGGATGCGCGGCGACGCCGCTGCGCCGGACGTCGACCGGGCGCTCCGCGACGAGATGCTCCGGGCGCACGCCTTCTACCGCGACCCCACCTTCCTGACCGACCCGGGTTCGTTCTTCCGGGAACCTCCCGCGCCCGAAGGCGTGGCCGAGCGGACGCTCCGCGGGCTGCCGGACGGCGGGCGATGCCTCGATCTGGCGTTCGCGAGCGGCTTCACGCCGGTCTATCCGGCGGCCCGCGCGGACTTCGCCGGCTTCGGGGAGAACCAGCTGGCCCAGGCGCGCTGGTGGCGCCATGCGGGTCGCGAGGCGCCGGCCGTCGTTTGCCTGCACGGCTACGCGAGCGGCGATCCGCGCATCGACCGGCTGGCGTTCGGCGTGCGCGCCCTCTACGAGGCCGGGCTCGACGTTCTGCTCTTCACGCTGCCCTTCCACGGCCGGCGGAAGCCGCGCGGCGCTCGCAAGTCGGGCGAGGCCTTCTTCGCGCGGAACCTCGCGCGCACGAACGAGGCCTTCGCGCAGACGGTGTTCGAGGTGCGCGCCCTCTTGCGGCACCTGCAACAGGCCGGGTGCGGGCCGATCGGTGCCTTCGGGATGAGCCTCGGCGCCTACGCCGCGGCACTGCTCGCCGCCGTCGAGCCTCGCCTGGCCTTCGCGATCGCGATGATCCCCGTCGCCTCGCTCACCGACCTCGTCTGGGGGGAGCCGATCCATCGCTGCCGCCGTCAGGAGGTGGAGGCACACGGCATCACGTTGACGTTCTTCCGCGAACTCTGGCAGGTGCACGCGCCGTTGCTCCGCCCCTCGCTCGTGCCGCGCGAGCGGCGCTTCGTGGTGGGGGCGCTCGGCGACCGCATCTGCCCGCCCGCGCACGCCCACGCGCTCTGGCACCACTGGGAACGCCCGGAGATCCACTGGTACCCGGGCGGCCACCTGGCGCAGTTCCGCCGCGGGAGGGCGCTGTGCGCGGTACGGACGTTCCTCCAGGGCCTCGGCCTCGCCCGCTGAGGCGGGGAGCGAGCCGGCCGCCGGGCGGGTGAAGTTACGGTTGCAGGCCGCAGCCCGCACCGGCGTGCACTTGACCTGCTCCCTTCGATCGGCAAGAAAGCCCGCATGACGCCGGGCGTTACGCTCAGCGTCGTCGTGCCCGCGCACGACGAGGCGGCGAACCTCGACCGCTTGGTGGACGAGGTGCGCGCGGCGCTCGAGCCCACCAGGCTCGTTTGGGAGCTGATCGTGGTCGACGACGGGTCGAACGACGAGAGCCCGGCGAACCTCGCGCGCCTGGCGGCCGCCGAGCCGCGGCTCCGTCCGCTACGACTCGCGCGACGCAGCGGCCAGACCGCCGCGCTGCGGGCCGGCTTCGAGGCGGCGCGCGGCGCGATGGTCGCGACGCTGGACGCTGACCTGCAGTGCGCGCCCGCCGATCTGCCGGCGCTGCTCGTGGCGCTCGACGGGGCGGCGCTCGCGTGCGGCGTGCGCGCGGGGCGCCGGGATCCGCCGGCTCGCAAGCTCGCGTCGGCGCTCGCGAACGCCGCGCGGAGGCTCTTCCTGGCGCCGCGCCTGCGTGACCTGGCGTGCCCGCTGCGCGTCTTCCGGGCCGATGCGCTCCACCGCGTCGTCACCCGGGGTGCGCTCTTCGAGGGTGCCCATCGCTGGCTCCCCGCGCTCTTTCATCTCGCCGGCGAGCGGGTCGTGCAGCAGCCGGTCAGCCACCGGCCGCGCACCGCCGGGCTCTCGAAGTACACGACGCGCGGGCGGCTGGTGCCGATCGCGAGGGAGCTCTCCCAGGTGCTGGCGCGTACCCGTCGTGGCCGCCTGCTCGCCGCGGCGGTGCTCGTGATCGCCGTGGCGCTGCCCTTCCTCTGGGGGCTCGGCCGCTGGCCGCTCCTCGAGCCCGACGAGGCGCGCAATGCCGAGGTGGCGCGGGAGATGCTCGCGCTCGGCCGCTGGAGCGTCCCACACTTCAACGGCCTGCCGTACCTCGACAAGCCCGCGCTGTTCTTCTGGCTGATGGCGGCCGTCTTCCGGGTGCTCGGCACGGGGGAGCTCGCCGCCCGCCTGCCCGCGGCCGTCGGGGCACTCGCCACCATCGCACTCACGTTTGCCATCGGCCGGCTCCTCTTCCCCGGCCGGCGCCATGCGCTCCTGGCCGGGCTGATCGTCGCGTCCACCCCGCTCGTCATCGCCTTCGGGAGGCTCGCGATCTTCGACATGCCGTTCACGGCCCTCGTGACCGCGGCGCTCTTCTGCCTGCTGCGTGCGCGTCTCGCCGGTGGGGACCGGCTCTGGCTCCCGCTCGCCGGGCTTGCCATGGGGCTCGCGACGCTCACCAAGGGGCCGGTTGGCCTGGCGGTGCCCCTGGTTGCGTGGTGGGCAGGGCGGGGCGCGTTGCCCGCCTCGGCGCGGCCGGCCCGGCCGGCGGTGCTGGCCGCGGTGGGTGCCGCGGCGGTCGTCATCGCGCCCTGGCTCGTCACCATCGCGCGCGAGGAGCCCGGCTTCGTCCGCTATGCGCTCGTCGACGAGACGCTCCTCCGCTTCGCGTCCGTCGCCCGCTTCCACCGCGGCGGACCGGTCTACTACTACGCGGGAGTGCTCGCGTGGGGCCTCGGCGCCTGGGCGGTCGTCCTGGTCGCCGGGCTGCCGGGTCTGGCACGACGATGGCGGACGGACCGCGCGGCGCAGCCGGCGATCGCCTTCCTGGCGCGCACCACCGCGGCGATCCTCCTCTTCTTCACGGCGTGCGCTTCCAAGCGGCCGGCGTACGTCCTGCCCGCGGTCGTGCCGCTCGCTCTCCTGGCCGCCGCGGGTATCGTCGCCGACCGGGCGCGCGTGACGGCGACCGTCCGGCTGTTCGCCGCGCTCGCCGCGCTCGTGGGCGCGGCGGCGGCCGGGGCGGCGCTCGTCCGGTGGCTCCCCGAGAGCCGGACGCTCGCCGCGGTGACGCCCGCGGTGCTGGGCCCCGCGGGCCTCCTGCTCCTCGTCTGGGGAGGCCTGACGCTCGTCGTGGGCGGCCGACGGCCGGCCCTCGCCGTCGCGGCGTGCGCGGTGCTGGCTCCGGCGATGGGCCTGGCGCTCCTCGGGCCTCTCGGCCCGTATGCCGAGTCCCGCTCGTCGCGGGCGCTGGCGGCGCGCATCGAGCCGGGTGCGCCGGTCATGTGCTTCGAGACCTTCCGGACGGGCCTGCCCTTCTATCTCCGCCGCCCCGTGGTGCTGGCGAGCGAGCGCGGCAGCGAGATGACCAGCAACTACGTCGTCGCGCGCCGTGAAGGACACTCGTGGGTCATCGTGTCGGAAGGGGCGGCCGTCGCGGCGCTCAACCGTGGCGGGCCGCTGTACACCGTGGCGTCGGCCTTGAGCCTCCGGCGGCTGGCCACGCTCACCCCGCGCCGACTGGTGCCGGTCTATGCCGACCGGCGGAGCATCCTTCTCCGCGCCGAGGGCTGACCCTCCGTGTGCGGCATCTACGGGCTCGTCGCGCGCGACGGCGCCGCGCGTGCCGAGGCGGTCCTGCCGCGCATGGCGACGTCGCTCGCGCACCGCGGCCCGGACGGCGATGGGACCGCGATCAGCGGCCAGGCCGCCCTCGGCTGCCGGCGGCTCGCCATCATCGACGTCGCGGGCGGCGCCCAGCCGCTCCGCAACGAGGCGGGAGACGTCATCGCGGTGTGCAACGGCGAGATTTACAACAGCGCTTCGCTGCGCTCCGCGCTCCAGGCTCGCGGCCATCGCTTCCGAACCCGCAGCGATGCCGAGGTGCTGCCGCACCTCTACGAGGAGTACGGGCTCGACTTCGTCCAGCTCCTCGACGGGATGTTCGGCCTGGCGCTGTGGGACGCGCGCCGCGCTCGCCTGGTCCTGGCGCGCGACCGCCTCGGCGAGAAGCCGCTCTACTACGCGGCGACGCCCGACGGCTTCTTCTTCGCCTCGGAGCCGAAGGCGCTCCTCGCCGGCGGTGCGGTCGCCGACACGCCCGACTGGACGGCGCTCGCGCTCTACCTCCGCACGGGCTACGTGCCGGCGCCGGCGAGCGCCTTCCGCGAGATCGTGAAGCTGCCCCCCGGCGGGCGCCTCGTGCTCGAGGGCGAGGGGCTCGCCGTCGACCGCTACTGGGAGGTGGCACCGCTGCTGGCGGCGCCCGCGCTCGCGCTCGACCTCGATGCCGCCGCCGAGACGCTCCGCGCGCACCTCGAGCGGGCGGTCCGCGCCGCGCTGGTGAGCGACGTGCCGCTCGGCATCTTCCTCTCGGGCGGGCTCGACTCGACCGCCATCGCCGCCCTCGCGCGGCCGGCGGTGGACGGCGAGCTCGCGACCTTTGCCCTCGGCTTCGACGTCCCCGGCTTCGACGAGCGCGAGCATGCGGCGCTGGCGGCCCGTGCGCTCCGCACGCGCCATCGGACGCTCACCATCACCCCCGAGCTCTTCCTCGAAGGCCTCCGTGGCCTGGTCCCGCTCCTCGACGAGCCGCTCGCCGACCCGGCGCTCGTGCCGACCTTCCTGCTCGCACGCTTCGCGCGCAGCGAGGTGAAGGTCGTGCTCGTGGGGGAGGGTGGCGACGAGCTCTTCGCGGGCTACCCGACCTATCTCGGCGGCCGCCTCTCCGCGGGCTTCCGCCGCCTGTCGCCGGGCCTCCGCCGCGCCCTCGCGGCGGCGGCGCCCCTCCTCGGCGCGCCGCGCGGCAACACGACCCTGCGCTACCTGCTCCGCCGCTTCCTCGAGGCGGCCGAGGCACCGGCGGCGGCGCGACATCGTGCCTGGACCGGGTGCGTCGGCGCCGAGCTCCTCACCGCGATCGCCGCGCCCGGCGGGCCCCTGGTGGCGCCTCCCGAGCCCGACACGCCGCCGGCGCGCACCGAGGTCGATGCGCTTCTGGCGCTGGATCTCACCGGGTACCTGGCCGACGACCTCCTCCCGAAGCTCGACCGGGCCACCATGGCCGCCTCGCTCGAGGGCCGCGCGCCGTATCTGGACCACCACCTCGTCGAGTTCGCGTGCCGCCTGCCGCTCGCCCTGAAGCTCCATGGCCTGTCGAGCAAGCGTGTGCTCAGGCGCGCGATCACGGATCTGGTGCCGGCCGCGATCCGTCGACGCGTGAAGCGGGGGCTCACGGTGCCGCTCGCCGCCTGGCTCGCCGGTCCCCTCCTGCCGTTCGCGCGGGCGACGCTCGCGCGGCTCGACGCGCAAGTCGTCCGTCCTGAGGCGGTGCGCGCCCTCCTCGACGCCCACGTCGCCGGCCGGCGCGACAACCGCCGCGAGCTCTGGGCGCTCGTCATGCTGCAGCTCTGGAGGGAGGCGTGCGCGTCCTCGTGACCGGAGGCACGGGCTTCATCGGCCAGGCGGTCTGCCACGCGCTCCGGGGCGCCGGGCACACGGTGACGATCGTCAGCCGCGACCCGGCCCACGCCTCCGGCACCGCCGTCGGTTGGGACGCGGTCGGCCAAGCCGTCGGCGCCGCCGATGCCCTCGTCAACCTCGCCGGCGAGCCGATCGCCGGCCGCTGGGGACCGGCGCGGAAGGAGGCGATCCTCCAGAGCCGCGTGAACGCGACGCGCGCGCTCGTCGACGCCGCAGAAGCGGCTGCGCAGCGGCCGGGCGTCCTGGTCAGCGCGTCGGCCGTCGGCTACTACGGCGCGCGGGACGACGAGCTCCTGGACGAGACGGCCGGACCCGGCACCGGCTTTCTCGCCGAGGTGTGCCGGGCATGGGAGCACGAGGCGTCCCGGGCGGAGACCCTCGGGCTGCGCGTCGTCCGCCTGCGCATCGGGATGGTGCTCGCCGGCGACGGGGGCGCCCTTGCCCGCATGCTGCCCCCGTTCCGCGCCTTCGTCGGCGGACGGCTCGGGAGCGGGCAGCAATGGATGTCGTGGATCCACCGCGGCGACCTGACCGGCCTCGTCGTCGAGGCGGTGGCCAACGAGGGCTATCGCGGCGCCGTCAATGCGACGGCCCCCCAGCCGGTGCGCAACCGCGAGTTCGTGGCGGCGCTCGGCCGCGTGCTCGTACGTCCCGCGACGGTTCCCGTGCCGGGGGTGGTGCTTCGCCTCGCCCTGGGTGAGATGGCCGACATGCTGCTCACCGGCCAGCGCGTGCTGCCCCGCGCGGCCGAGCGGCTCGGCTATCGCTGGCAATACCCGGAAGTGCTGGGCGCGCTCCGGGCGAGCGTACGCTGAAGCGCCTTCCCGTTACGG
This DNA window, taken from Deltaproteobacteria bacterium, encodes the following:
- a CDS encoding glycosyltransferase, with amino-acid sequence MTPGVTLSVVVPAHDEAANLDRLVDEVRAALEPTRLVWELIVVDDGSNDESPANLARLAAAEPRLRPLRLARRSGQTAALRAGFEAARGAMVATLDADLQCAPADLPALLVALDGAALACGVRAGRRDPPARKLASALANAARRLFLAPRLRDLACPLRVFRADALHRVVTRGALFEGAHRWLPALFHLAGERVVQQPVSHRPRTAGLSKYTTRGRLVPIARELSQVLARTRRGRLLAAAVLVIAVALPFLWGLGRWPLLEPDEARNAEVAREMLALGRWSVPHFNGLPYLDKPALFFWLMAAVFRVLGTGELAARLPAAVGALATIALTFAIGRLLFPGRRHALLAGLIVASTPLVIAFGRLAIFDMPFTALVTAALFCLLRARLAGGDRLWLPLAGLAMGLATLTKGPVGLAVPLVAWWAGRGALPASARPARPAVLAAVGAAAVVIAPWLVTIAREEPGFVRYALVDETLLRFASVARFHRGGPVYYYAGVLAWGLGAWAVVLVAGLPGLARRWRTDRAAQPAIAFLARTTAAILLFFTACASKRPAYVLPAVVPLALLAAAGIVADRARVTATVRLFAALAALVGAAAAGAALVRWLPESRTLAAVTPAVLGPAGLLLLVWGGLTLVVGGRRPALAVAACAVLAPAMGLALLGPLGPYAESRSSRALAARIEPGAPVMCFETFRTGLPFYLRRPVVLASERGSEMTSNYVVARREGHSWVIVSEGAAVAALNRGGPLYTVASALSLRRLATLTPRRLVPVYADRRSILLRAEG
- a CDS encoding B12-binding domain-containing radical SAM protein, whose translation is MRILLVAMPDTASSLDRVMKFPNLGLCSIAAQVPGHEVRILDLVLRPKGVRRRVLEEVAAFAPELVGYSAMSFQYATARALAAAVRTVAPGVLHVLGGYHATVLPDEVGARDGHLFDFIVRGEGELAFRQLVDGLAGRTLDLASIPGLSWRSGSGYHHNPDGALLELDSVPLPRREARAWDGAFYFDRSFDVAETSRGCPLPCTFCSIRRMYGRTFRRFPIRRVIEDLRALDRRGVGGVFFVDDNITIDVPRFKELCEEIHAAGLSHLRYIVQASVHGIAKDPTLAPAMARAGFDTVFMGIENAEAANVAALDIAAKRGRTEDETPRAVRLLQENGIKAVGGFIVGNPDDDRAAIARTFRYARRLGLDFPIVQCLTPYPRTEMRAALVAEGLVTNPDDLSRYNGYVANVRTRHLSSAAIARAMLWEGLKLYFDPRAARRSRFFYDFPRFRAAMLRNNLALLTAARNRMFLSTHTL
- a CDS encoding TIGR01777 family protein, with amino-acid sequence MRVLVTGGTGFIGQAVCHALRGAGHTVTIVSRDPAHASGTAVGWDAVGQAVGAADALVNLAGEPIAGRWGPARKEAILQSRVNATRALVDAAEAAAQRPGVLVSASAVGYYGARDDELLDETAGPGTGFLAEVCRAWEHEASRAETLGLRVVRLRIGMVLAGDGGALARMLPPFRAFVGGRLGSGQQWMSWIHRGDLTGLVVEAVANEGYRGAVNATAPQPVRNREFVAALGRVLVRPATVPVPGVVLRLALGEMADMLLTGQRVLPRAAERLGYRWQYPEVLGALRASVR
- a CDS encoding abhydrolase domain-containing 18 gives rise to the protein MSERLAEVAAFRRSLRPRAVSPLERLLLRVGARFDRLMLRIWMRGDAAAPDVDRALRDEMLRAHAFYRDPTFLTDPGSFFREPPAPEGVAERTLRGLPDGGRCLDLAFASGFTPVYPAARADFAGFGENQLAQARWWRHAGREAPAVVCLHGYASGDPRIDRLAFGVRALYEAGLDVLLFTLPFHGRRKPRGARKSGEAFFARNLARTNEAFAQTVFEVRALLRHLQQAGCGPIGAFGMSLGAYAAALLAAVEPRLAFAIAMIPVASLTDLVWGEPIHRCRRQEVEAHGITLTFFRELWQVHAPLLRPSLVPRERRFVVGALGDRICPPAHAHALWHHWERPEIHWYPGGHLAQFRRGRALCAVRTFLQGLGLAR
- the asnB gene encoding asparagine synthase (glutamine-hydrolyzing) — translated: MCGIYGLVARDGAARAEAVLPRMATSLAHRGPDGDGTAISGQAALGCRRLAIIDVAGGAQPLRNEAGDVIAVCNGEIYNSASLRSALQARGHRFRTRSDAEVLPHLYEEYGLDFVQLLDGMFGLALWDARRARLVLARDRLGEKPLYYAATPDGFFFASEPKALLAGGAVADTPDWTALALYLRTGYVPAPASAFREIVKLPPGGRLVLEGEGLAVDRYWEVAPLLAAPALALDLDAAAETLRAHLERAVRAALVSDVPLGIFLSGGLDSTAIAALARPAVDGELATFALGFDVPGFDEREHAALAARALRTRHRTLTITPELFLEGLRGLVPLLDEPLADPALVPTFLLARFARSEVKVVLVGEGGDELFAGYPTYLGGRLSAGFRRLSPGLRRALAAAAPLLGAPRGNTTLRYLLRRFLEAAEAPAAARHRAWTGCVGAELLTAIAAPGGPLVAPPEPDTPPARTEVDALLALDLTGYLADDLLPKLDRATMAASLEGRAPYLDHHLVEFACRLPLALKLHGLSSKRVLRRAITDLVPAAIRRRVKRGLTVPLAAWLAGPLLPFARATLARLDAQVVRPEAVRALLDAHVAGRRDNRRELWALVMLQLWREACASS